A region from the Spea bombifrons isolate aSpeBom1 chromosome 7, aSpeBom1.2.pri, whole genome shotgun sequence genome encodes:
- the C7H21orf58 gene encoding uncharacterized protein C21orf58 homolog, protein MADPSLIDHMTRLKLKLLEKRLENERDMVDESEETEPSTARSYDGQEEALQSALRRRKDLLHKLREQQLLEEISRPHTWEGTRRPKMNIEPLHQVAPVNYYHPPPPGPPVRFYPPPPPPEPPRIIQQQLPQQPATIIQQLPAQQPLITQIPSPQAFQPARSGSIKEDMVEMMLMQNAQMHQIIMQNMMLKALPPLALSQPASSAPPPQSQSHQDSNFPTSMVLRPEKIRPSSVHHHHHYTPPTLPPAPPTMQPGPGYPMWSQMMHSNPAGHMGGFPHTIHHVTGPTTTLPAIHTVPSGL, encoded by the exons ATGGCCGATCCTTCCTTGATAGATCACATGACTAGGCTGAAACTCAAACTCCTGGAGAAG CGGTTGGAGAATGAGCGTGACATGGTTGATGAATCGGAGGAGACCGAACCCAGCACTGCAA GAAGCTATGATGGACAAGAGGAAGCTCTGCAGTCTGCGTTGCGGAGGAGAAAGGATCTACTCCACAAACTGCGT GAGCAGCAACTCCTAGAAGAAATTTCACGTCCCCATACCTGGGAGGGCACTCGTCGCCCAAAAATGAACATTGAACCTCTTCATCAGGTGGCCCCCGTTAACTACTATCACCCACCTCCTCCAGGTCCACCTGTACGTTTCtatccaccaccaccaccccctgAGCCTCCTAGGATCATCCAGCAGCAG TTACCCCAGCAGCCAGCAACCATAATTCAACAGTTACCTGCACAGCAGCCACTCATCACCCAGATTCCATCTCCACAAGCCTTTCAACCAGCCCGCTCAGGCAGCATAAAGGAAG ACATGGTGGAGATGATGCTCATGCAGAATGCACAAATGCACCAGATAATAATGCAAAACATGATGCTAAAAGCACTGCCTCCTCTTGCTTTGTCACAGCCTGCAAGCagtgcccccccaccccagtcCCAGTCCCACCAG GATTCAAATTTTCCTACTTCTATGGTGCTAAGACCTGAGAAGATTCGACCTTCTTCTGTCCACCATCATCACCACTATACACCTCCGACCCTGCCACCTGCACCACCCACCATGCAGCCTGGACCAGGATATCCAATGTGGTCTCAAATGATGCATTCAAATCCAGCGGGACACATGGGTGGATTTCCCCACACTATTCATCATGTGACTGGACCAACCACAACACTACCTGCAATACATAC AGTCCCAAGTGGCCTATGA